One window of the Granulicella arctica genome contains the following:
- a CDS encoding purine nucleoside permease, producing MRYLSALLLLAAALPALAQKPIEIKVVVITMFEAGADTGDTPGEYQYWVEREHLDAILPFPQGYHDLRMNQQGVLGLVTGVGTARAAASIMALGSDPRFDLTHAYFLVAGIAGINPEVGSLGSAVWSDYIVDGDLAHEIDAREIPAGWSTGYVPLGKSTPYEQPRADRFAGGDGIVYHLNTALVSWAYNLTKETLLLDTPAIAERRTQYAQVAAHRPPFVLRGDNLSASTFWHGKLMSDWASKWVQYQTEGKGSYAVCGMEDSGTLQSLTWLARAHKVDINRVLILRTASNFDQQRQGITAAESLAETKVTKYSAYLPSLDSAYRVGHVVVDSLVANWSDTRDHIPGK from the coding sequence ATGCGCTACCTTTCAGCTCTCCTCCTGCTCGCAGCAGCACTGCCGGCCCTTGCTCAAAAGCCGATCGAGATCAAGGTAGTCGTTATCACCATGTTCGAAGCAGGCGCTGATACTGGCGACACGCCTGGCGAGTATCAATACTGGGTCGAGCGCGAGCATCTGGATGCGATCCTGCCGTTCCCGCAGGGCTATCACGATCTGCGGATGAATCAGCAAGGCGTCCTCGGGTTGGTGACTGGCGTAGGAACTGCACGAGCTGCCGCCTCGATCATGGCGCTTGGTTCTGACCCTCGCTTCGATCTCACGCATGCTTACTTCCTAGTCGCCGGAATAGCTGGTATAAACCCGGAGGTTGGTTCGCTGGGCTCAGCCGTCTGGTCGGACTACATTGTCGATGGCGATCTCGCTCACGAGATCGATGCCCGCGAGATTCCCGCCGGTTGGTCGACCGGCTACGTTCCTCTCGGCAAATCGACGCCCTACGAACAGCCGCGTGCTGACCGCTTTGCCGGAGGGGATGGCATCGTCTATCACCTCAACACGGCTCTCGTAAGCTGGGCCTACAACCTGACCAAAGAAACGCTGCTTCTCGATACACCAGCCATTGCGGAGCGCCGCACGCAGTACGCACAAGTTGCCGCGCATCGTCCGCCGTTCGTATTGCGTGGCGACAATCTGTCTGCCAGCACCTTTTGGCATGGCAAGCTAATGAGCGACTGGGCAAGTAAATGGGTGCAGTACCAGACTGAGGGAAAGGGAAGCTACGCCGTTTGCGGTATGGAGGACAGCGGAACGCTCCAGTCCCTTACCTGGTTGGCGAGAGCACACAAAGTCGACATCAATCGTGTCCTGATCCTGCGCACCGCCAGCAACTTCGACCAGCAGCGGCAGGGAATCACCGCAGCCGAGAGCCTGGCTGAGACCAAGGTTACAAAGTACAGCGCCTATTTGCCTTCACTTGATAGTGCTTACCGCGTTGGCCATGTTGTAGTGGATTCACTTGTAGCGAATTGGTCGGACACTCGCGATCATATTCCCGGTAAGTAA
- a CDS encoding UDP-N-acetylglucosamine-transferase, with protein MDEQDNLIFVSIASYRDAQLVPTISHCLAKASHPDRLRFGICWQHGEEEVTLPFFDDPRFKILDIDWRDSRGACWARSEIMKLWSGEAWFLQVDSHSRFAPGWDEILIETMRQTGSAKPILSTYPPPFTPSEHETFGGDALQMAFQGFTPEGIPFMKPLAIQNWMHLLQPVRARFLAAGFLFAPGCFVKEVPYDPELYFIGEEATMTVRAFTSGYDLFHPHRLIIWHDYVRAYATRHWDDHTSAKKVDREWSELDKCSKERIKLLLEGELLDSFGLGTDRTLADYEAYAGLSFSQRKGQNYTLRCGEPPNPEAASDWADEIYTWLVRVKVNAVDLPPGSLDDPSFWYVAVNDEGGHEIFRRDFPRAELLTLSGNEPIISLICEFQSGIVPATWSVWPVNRVQGWLQRISGPLAEDDYTVALEEKEELQTP; from the coding sequence TTGGACGAGCAAGACAATCTGATCTTCGTCTCGATCGCCTCGTATCGAGACGCGCAGCTCGTTCCAACGATTAGCCACTGCCTCGCAAAAGCAAGTCATCCAGACCGGCTCCGCTTTGGCATCTGCTGGCAGCACGGCGAAGAAGAAGTCACTCTACCTTTTTTTGATGACCCACGTTTCAAGATTCTCGACATCGACTGGCGTGACAGTCGCGGGGCATGCTGGGCTCGCTCCGAGATCATGAAGCTCTGGAGCGGCGAGGCCTGGTTTCTGCAGGTCGACTCGCACAGCCGCTTCGCTCCCGGTTGGGATGAAATCCTCATCGAAACGATGCGGCAGACCGGAAGCGCGAAGCCAATCCTCAGTACCTATCCGCCGCCGTTCACGCCCTCCGAGCACGAAACCTTCGGAGGCGACGCGCTCCAGATGGCCTTTCAGGGCTTCACGCCCGAAGGTATTCCGTTCATGAAGCCGCTTGCCATTCAAAACTGGATGCACCTGCTGCAGCCCGTTCGTGCTCGCTTCCTCGCGGCTGGCTTCCTTTTTGCTCCGGGCTGCTTCGTCAAGGAGGTTCCTTACGATCCGGAGCTCTACTTCATCGGGGAAGAGGCAACGATGACTGTTCGCGCCTTCACGAGCGGCTATGACCTTTTCCATCCTCACCGGCTTATCATCTGGCACGATTATGTCCGCGCCTATGCCACGCGACATTGGGACGATCACACAAGCGCCAAGAAGGTCGATCGCGAATGGAGCGAACTCGACAAGTGCAGCAAAGAACGCATCAAGCTCCTGCTCGAGGGCGAATTACTCGACAGCTTCGGCCTTGGCACCGACCGCACGCTCGCCGACTACGAAGCCTACGCCGGCCTCAGCTTCAGCCAGCGCAAAGGCCAGAATTACACGCTGCGCTGCGGCGAGCCGCCAAACCCAGAAGCCGCGTCCGATTGGGCCGATGAGATCTACACCTGGCTCGTCCGCGTAAAGGTGAACGCTGTCGACCTGCCGCCTGGATCGCTCGACGATCCATCCTTCTGGTATGTCGCTGTCAACGATGAAGGGGGTCATGAGATCTTCCGTCGGGATTTTCCTCGCGCTGAACTTCTGACGCTCAGTGGCAACGAACCTATAATCTCGCTCATCTGCGAGTTCCAGTCCGGCATCGTTCCCGCGACATGGAGCGTCTGGCCCGTCAACCGCGTACAGGGCTGGCTCCAGCGTATCTCTGGCCCCCTCGCCGAAGATGATTACACGGTCGCTCTCGAAGAGAAGGAAGAACTGCAAACGCCATAA
- a CDS encoding DUF1440 domain-containing protein: MSNSELDAKPQRPSLAKGLLAGLIGGIAATAAKTMAEKVYPPRTHGEPKPPDLLAEKLAGHPLDDGTKAIASESIHWAFGALAGAAYGALAEFYPAATAKEGASFGLALATLTHETALPAMGLSAEPGEQTVRERTSEMGTHVVFGLVTETVRRTVRKFL; this comes from the coding sequence ATGAGCAACTCAGAACTGGATGCGAAGCCACAGAGACCTTCACTTGCCAAGGGGTTGCTGGCTGGGTTGATTGGTGGAATTGCAGCGACTGCAGCTAAAACAATGGCAGAGAAAGTTTATCCGCCGCGGACTCATGGTGAGCCTAAACCACCCGATCTCTTGGCAGAGAAGCTTGCCGGTCATCCACTGGATGATGGGACTAAGGCGATAGCAAGCGAGTCAATTCACTGGGCCTTTGGCGCTCTTGCGGGTGCGGCCTATGGTGCGTTAGCAGAGTTTTACCCAGCCGCCACAGCAAAGGAGGGTGCCAGCTTCGGATTAGCACTCGCGACATTGACGCACGAGACCGCACTACCAGCTATGGGACTTTCTGCCGAGCCGGGAGAACAGACCGTCCGTGAGCGTACGAGCGAGATGGGGACGCATGTTGTATTTGGGCTGGTCACCGAGACAGTGCGGAGAACAGTTCGAAAATTTCTCTGA
- a CDS encoding aldehyde dehydrogenase family protein: MTGFKAKPFMEGSAGKVCQIAWAAQPLEARLKVLRKTRHELSRLGADVASAISPILARTAADTRIAELLPLLDACRFLERQAKTILATRRLRRRGLPFWLSGVESEIERVPFGQILVIGPSNYPLFIPGVQVLQALIAGNSVTWKPGRGGQTVAELVAEVMIRAGLPQGLLQVTEDTVGAASAALARNPDKVFFTGSADVGRILMRQLADTLTPSVMELSGCDAVIVLPSADLSRVIQALTFGMRLNGSATCMAPRRVLLVEASAARREAFLIALQIALSEVLAIRVSSDVRRLLETLLQEAMRNGAHVLGDMPSETMKPIVVTGVLPDMRIAQADIFAPVLSVIDVPSQNDVIAAQAACPFVLTASIFGDEQQARKIAVHIVAGSVLINDIIVPTADPRLPFSGRRESGFGSSRGAEGLLEMTSARTIAVRNSKSVRHYEATTTAHESLFDGLITSFHGRGLAERWRGLRQVAAAGKQLAKRK; this comes from the coding sequence ATGACCGGCTTCAAAGCAAAACCCTTCATGGAGGGAAGCGCTGGGAAGGTATGTCAAATAGCATGGGCTGCGCAGCCGCTTGAAGCTCGTCTCAAAGTATTGCGAAAGACTCGGCACGAACTAAGCCGGCTTGGAGCAGACGTCGCATCAGCCATCTCTCCGATCCTCGCCAGAACGGCTGCGGATACTCGAATAGCCGAGCTTCTTCCACTGCTTGATGCCTGTCGTTTTCTGGAACGGCAAGCGAAAACCATCCTAGCGACAAGACGGCTACGTCGTCGTGGGCTTCCATTCTGGTTATCGGGTGTCGAGAGCGAGATTGAGCGTGTGCCGTTTGGACAGATCTTAGTCATAGGCCCCTCAAACTATCCTCTTTTCATCCCCGGAGTACAGGTCCTGCAGGCTCTGATCGCTGGCAACTCTGTAACGTGGAAGCCTGGACGCGGCGGCCAAACTGTCGCTGAGTTAGTTGCAGAAGTTATGATTCGCGCCGGACTTCCGCAGGGTCTTCTGCAGGTCACAGAAGACACGGTAGGCGCGGCCTCCGCGGCGCTTGCAAGAAATCCTGACAAGGTATTCTTTACCGGATCTGCAGATGTCGGACGCATCCTGATGCGGCAGCTTGCCGACACCCTAACGCCATCTGTGATGGAACTGTCAGGTTGCGATGCCGTCATCGTTCTGCCATCAGCTGATCTGTCTCGCGTCATTCAGGCCTTGACCTTCGGGATGCGCCTCAATGGCTCCGCAACTTGCATGGCACCGCGCCGCGTTCTATTGGTAGAAGCATCTGCTGCTCGCCGGGAAGCGTTTCTGATTGCCCTCCAAATTGCACTCTCCGAAGTGCTTGCCATTCGAGTCTCCAGCGATGTGAGGAGGCTGCTTGAAACCTTGTTACAGGAGGCTATGCGTAACGGAGCACATGTTCTTGGAGATATGCCCTCCGAAACGATGAAGCCAATTGTGGTTACAGGCGTACTACCCGATATGCGGATCGCACAGGCTGATATCTTCGCCCCGGTTCTTTCCGTAATCGATGTTCCAAGCCAAAACGATGTCATCGCGGCCCAGGCAGCTTGCCCATTTGTGCTTACCGCGTCGATCTTCGGAGACGAGCAGCAAGCGCGAAAAATAGCCGTCCATATCGTCGCTGGCAGTGTGCTGATCAATGACATTATCGTGCCCACTGCCGATCCACGGCTTCCTTTTAGTGGGCGACGCGAGAGTGGCTTTGGATCGTCGCGAGGTGCAGAGGGTCTGCTTGAAATGACGTCGGCACGAACGATCGCAGTGCGAAACAGCAAGAGTGTTCGCCACTATGAGGCTACAACCACAGCGCACGAAAGCCTCTTCGATGGTCTGATCACGTCGTTTCACGGTAGAGGTCTGGCAGAACGCTGGCGAGGCTTGCGGCAGGTAGCAGCGGCCGGCAAGCAATTGGCGAAGAGAAAATAG
- a CDS encoding RNA polymerase sigma factor, which yields MQTDSNFEQIVRDHQSMVFGTLVRMIGSRDNIDDLAQEVFIRLYRALPSFRGESLLSTYLYRITVNVAQNEWKRRQRDMKSLVSISDERSGWEDRLEHPGRNAVEQLEDREFQQIVEEELLKLSQIERAVLVLYHQEENTYEQISLSLGLPIGTVRTHLHRGRKKLREALLSNSERKSLCATR from the coding sequence TTGCAAACCGATTCCAACTTCGAGCAGATCGTCCGGGATCATCAATCGATGGTCTTCGGCACGCTGGTGCGCATGATCGGCAGTCGAGACAATATTGACGACCTTGCTCAGGAGGTCTTCATCCGGCTTTACCGTGCGCTGCCAAGCTTTCGCGGGGAATCTTTACTGTCGACCTATCTTTATCGAATCACTGTGAACGTTGCTCAGAATGAGTGGAAACGGCGCCAACGGGATATGAAGTCGTTGGTGTCGATCTCCGATGAACGATCAGGCTGGGAAGATCGGTTAGAGCATCCGGGCCGCAATGCCGTTGAACAGCTGGAAGACCGCGAGTTTCAGCAGATCGTTGAGGAAGAGCTGCTCAAGCTGAGCCAGATTGAGCGCGCCGTACTGGTTCTTTATCATCAGGAAGAGAACACATATGAGCAGATCTCGCTTTCGCTGGGCTTGCCGATTGGAACGGTGCGCACTCATCTGCATCGCGGTCGGAAGAAGTTGAGAGAAGCTCTGCTGAGCAACTCGGAAAGGAAATCTCTATGCGCGACAAGATAA
- a CDS encoding glycosyltransferase: MILIALSVAAMLCALSPAVLFCINLRHYRVPAARNGLKLPAISVLIPARDEETSIEAAVTSVLASHNVDVEVIVMDDGSTDRTSAIVAALAVRDARVRLEHAPVLPAGWNGKQHACWSLAHVARFPLLCFVDADVRLEPLALGKMAAFLLRSESGLVSGFPLQVTKTWMEWLLLPLIHFVLLGFLPISQMRKGTDPAFSAGCGQFLMVTGEAYRASGGHAEIKATMHDGLMLPKLLRQHGYRTDLADLTGLAQCRMYTTARQVWQGLAKNATEGIAAPVRILPISLLLVLGQVLPILLAIWIVTHHASGFVIGCMVAAVCGAWLPRLLAAGRFQQDWRGAVLHPFGILMLLAVQWYAFGRKLMGGAVSWKDRAYAGE, translated from the coding sequence ATGATCCTGATAGCACTCTCGGTAGCTGCGATGCTTTGTGCGCTCTCACCTGCGGTGCTCTTCTGCATCAACCTGCGGCACTATAGAGTGCCCGCAGCACGCAACGGATTGAAGCTTCCAGCTATCTCCGTCTTGATTCCAGCACGCGATGAGGAAACTTCAATAGAAGCAGCCGTCACTTCAGTTCTTGCAAGTCACAATGTCGACGTTGAGGTTATCGTCATGGATGACGGCTCAACGGACAGAACCTCGGCGATTGTTGCCGCGCTCGCTGTACGCGATGCGAGAGTGCGTCTGGAGCATGCGCCGGTGCTTCCAGCAGGATGGAACGGGAAGCAGCACGCATGTTGGTCGCTGGCGCATGTGGCACGTTTTCCACTGCTCTGCTTTGTGGATGCGGATGTGCGGCTGGAGCCTCTGGCATTAGGGAAGATGGCAGCGTTTCTGCTCCGTAGCGAGTCCGGACTGGTAAGCGGCTTTCCGCTACAGGTTACAAAGACATGGATGGAGTGGCTATTACTACCGCTGATCCACTTTGTGTTGCTGGGCTTTCTGCCAATCTCACAAATGCGTAAGGGGACCGATCCAGCGTTCTCTGCGGGATGCGGTCAGTTCCTGATGGTGACCGGTGAAGCGTATCGAGCCAGCGGCGGACACGCGGAGATCAAGGCAACAATGCATGACGGGTTGATGCTGCCGAAGCTCCTGCGCCAGCATGGCTATCGAACTGACCTTGCCGATCTAACTGGCTTGGCGCAATGCCGCATGTACACGACCGCCCGACAGGTTTGGCAGGGACTCGCAAAAAATGCGACGGAAGGCATTGCGGCTCCCGTGCGCATCCTGCCGATCTCGTTGCTGCTTGTTCTTGGACAGGTGCTGCCGATTCTGCTTGCCATATGGATCGTGACTCATCACGCGTCGGGCTTTGTCATTGGTTGTATGGTTGCGGCGGTATGTGGCGCGTGGCTTCCCAGATTGCTTGCTGCTGGCAGATTTCAGCAGGATTGGCGAGGCGCGGTATTGCATCCCTTCGGCATTCTGATGCTGCTGGCGGTGCAATGGTACGCCTTCGGTCGCAAGCTGATGGGCGGCGCGGTGAGTTGGAAGGATCGTGCGTACGCGGGCGAGTAG
- a CDS encoding phytoene desaturase family protein — protein sequence MTTSGVIENSVNGTKSSKRVGIIGSGLAGLTAACTLAARGHVVTVFEKNEWLGGKAAQLRAEGFRFDMGPTILIQPSMLRKVFAEAGKKMDDYVPMVRLDPQWRCFFEDKSVLDLKDDPNEMASSLEAIWPKMGAGYLKLLEESKNLHSISDRFFFWRSIGSMKDTMDIGGAFDIKVLRDVMRMRLGKSVGQVIREHIPDPNTAQMLDHFVQYVGSSPDASPAILCAIGNMQMSEGIWYPLGGTRAIPEGLVKLAIELGVVFRTETDIAKILTDAPAHGQKAGGKVTGLVTTKGTVHAFDAIVSNSDAVRTHRELIGGAMARHFDGKRNYEPACSGVVLYLGLKKRYEHLAHHDFVFSRDPHEEFHAIYDQGEPAPDPTCYLAATAATDPTSAPEGGEALYVLVHTPYLREHHDWKKMFPAYRQIILDKLKRTAGLTDLEDRIVFEAALTPQDIHDRYRVLNGAIYGISSHGVFQGAFKPANQSKEMDGLYLAGGAAHPGPGMPMVMMSGWIAADTLDQAARA from the coding sequence ATGACTACGAGTGGCGTCATCGAAAACAGTGTGAATGGCACTAAAAGCAGCAAGCGCGTGGGGATCATTGGGTCTGGTCTCGCCGGACTCACAGCCGCCTGCACGCTGGCTGCACGCGGCCACGTCGTAACTGTCTTCGAAAAGAATGAGTGGCTAGGCGGAAAAGCGGCACAGCTCCGAGCTGAAGGTTTTCGCTTCGATATGGGACCGACGATTCTCATCCAGCCATCGATGCTGAGGAAAGTCTTCGCTGAAGCCGGTAAGAAGATGGACGACTACGTTCCGATGGTGCGGCTTGACCCACAATGGCGCTGTTTTTTCGAAGATAAGAGCGTGCTCGATCTCAAAGATGATCCGAATGAGATGGCTTCATCGCTTGAGGCTATCTGGCCTAAGATGGGTGCGGGATATCTCAAACTGCTCGAGGAGTCGAAGAATCTTCACTCCATATCGGATCGCTTTTTCTTCTGGCGATCTATCGGGTCAATGAAAGACACGATGGACATTGGCGGCGCCTTCGACATTAAGGTGTTGAGAGATGTCATGAGGATGCGGCTTGGTAAATCGGTAGGCCAAGTGATTCGCGAGCACATCCCCGATCCAAACACTGCGCAGATGCTCGACCATTTCGTACAGTATGTGGGTTCCTCACCAGACGCTTCTCCAGCCATTCTCTGCGCTATCGGCAACATGCAAATGAGTGAAGGCATCTGGTATCCACTGGGTGGAACCAGAGCAATACCCGAGGGCTTGGTAAAGCTTGCGATCGAGTTAGGCGTTGTCTTCCGCACCGAGACTGATATAGCCAAGATACTGACTGACGCTCCAGCACACGGACAGAAGGCCGGCGGCAAAGTGACCGGACTAGTTACAACTAAAGGTACTGTCCACGCGTTTGATGCGATCGTCTCGAACTCAGACGCAGTTCGGACACATCGCGAATTGATCGGTGGGGCAATGGCACGTCACTTCGATGGCAAGAGAAACTACGAGCCTGCATGTAGTGGTGTTGTTCTCTACCTCGGCTTGAAAAAGCGGTACGAGCATCTAGCACATCATGACTTTGTCTTCTCGCGTGATCCGCATGAGGAGTTTCATGCAATCTACGATCAGGGCGAGCCTGCACCTGATCCGACATGTTATCTCGCGGCAACCGCTGCCACCGATCCGACCAGCGCACCCGAAGGTGGAGAAGCGCTATACGTTCTGGTCCACACGCCGTACCTTCGGGAGCATCACGACTGGAAGAAGATGTTTCCCGCGTATCGGCAGATTATCCTCGACAAACTCAAACGTACTGCCGGGCTGACTGACCTTGAGGATCGCATCGTCTTCGAAGCAGCTTTAACTCCACAAGACATCCACGATCGTTACCGCGTTCTGAATGGCGCAATCTACGGGATCTCAAGTCATGGTGTCTTTCAGGGAGCCTTTAAGCCAGCAAACCAATCCAAGGAGATGGACGGCCTTTACCTCGCTGGAGGCGCGGCACATCCCGGCCCTGGAATGCCAATGGTGATGATGTCGGGATGGATCGCGGCTGACACGCTCGACCAAGCAGCACGAGCGTAA
- a CDS encoding lysophospholipid acyltransferase family protein has protein sequence MNVPKISAPILRFFRRIVRGYFRRHFHAVRIQGAERFVSDGGPLIIYANHSSWWDPMVSILLADTLMPTLRHYAPMDAEALRRYPILKRLGIFPIEMKTMRGAAQFLRLGEAILQQGGALWVTPEGRFTDARQRPLLFKPGLAALANRMAKRSGRCTLIPLAIEYPFWNERLPDTLLYVGSAVQVSNASNLEEVQGQLIAGLESAMNTLKELAVSRDASRFATLLGGRSGTGGFYALGQRIKAFVQRRPYQAEHTSTAKPEVVGE, from the coding sequence ATGAACGTCCCGAAGATCTCCGCACCGATACTCAGATTCTTTCGGCGGATCGTGCGGGGATACTTCCGACGGCACTTCCATGCGGTTCGGATCCAAGGCGCAGAGCGTTTCGTGAGCGACGGCGGTCCGCTGATTATCTACGCGAACCACAGTTCGTGGTGGGATCCAATGGTCTCCATACTTCTGGCGGATACCCTGATGCCGACACTGAGGCACTATGCCCCGATGGATGCTGAGGCGCTGCGGCGCTATCCCATCCTGAAACGGCTCGGCATCTTTCCCATTGAGATGAAGACTATGCGCGGAGCAGCGCAGTTCCTCCGTCTAGGCGAAGCCATTTTGCAGCAGGGTGGAGCCTTGTGGGTAACGCCGGAAGGAAGATTTACTGACGCCCGCCAAAGACCTCTGCTCTTCAAGCCCGGGCTGGCGGCGCTGGCCAACCGCATGGCGAAACGCAGTGGTCGATGTACGCTCATTCCGCTTGCGATTGAGTATCCCTTCTGGAATGAACGCTTACCAGACACTCTCTTGTACGTCGGCTCGGCGGTGCAAGTCTCTAACGCTTCGAATCTTGAAGAGGTGCAGGGTCAGCTGATCGCCGGTTTGGAATCCGCGATGAACACCTTAAAAGAGCTTGCCGTCTCGCGTGATGCTTCACGATTCGCGACGCTGCTTGGCGGCAGATCTGGGACCGGTGGATTCTATGCGCTTGGACAGCGAATCAAAGCATTCGTTCAGCGTCGACCCTATCAGGCAGAACATACCTCGACAGCTAAGCCCGAAGTTGTGGGAGAATGA
- the crtI gene encoding phytoene desaturase family protein, with amino-acid sequence MWCISREAQDSMKKHSRQVVIVGAGPGGLAAAMLLAKSGVKVTIVEKRDQVGGRTSTWEQNGFKFDIGPTFFLYPRVLKEIFASAGYDLDQEVPMKRLDPQYRLVFGAGGELLATPDVEKMVKAIGAISPDDAVRFRTFLTVNRTKLEKFLPFLQSPFESWKDLAKPGMLKLLPLLAPWRSLDTDLQAHFKDERIRLGFSFQSKYLGMSPFRCPSLFSILSFLEYEHGVYHPIGGCGAVTRAMARIAREMGVEILLNEPVERVLVENGKAIGVKTKSYSLSADSIVVNADFAGAMKKMVPNHLRNRWTDERLAKKQYSCSTFMMYLGIDGKYDDVSHHTIYLAKNYRQNLKDIGELHQLSDDPSFYVQNASVTDSTLAPNGQSTLYVLLPVTHKSSKVDWTKETPRYRELALKQLAKIGVTDVERRIRSERILTPAGWESEFDLYKGATFSMAHSLSQMLHLRPHNRFEDIDQMYLVGGGTHPGSGLPVIFESARITSKLLLQDLKMEPQWDSGVADELTRDELVGVAS; translated from the coding sequence ATCTGGTGCATCTCGCGAGAGGCGCAGGATTCGATGAAGAAGCATTCACGTCAGGTCGTAATAGTCGGCGCAGGACCCGGAGGCTTAGCGGCGGCAATGTTGCTCGCAAAGTCCGGAGTGAAGGTCACGATCGTTGAGAAACGCGATCAAGTGGGTGGGCGGACGTCAACTTGGGAGCAGAACGGGTTCAAATTCGATATAGGTCCGACCTTCTTTCTCTATCCAAGAGTCCTTAAAGAGATCTTTGCCTCTGCGGGGTACGACCTCGACCAAGAGGTCCCCATGAAGCGTCTGGATCCGCAGTATCGATTGGTTTTCGGTGCAGGCGGTGAACTGCTTGCGACTCCAGATGTCGAGAAGATGGTGAAAGCTATTGGCGCCATCTCACCGGACGATGCGGTTCGTTTTAGGACCTTCCTTACAGTCAATCGGACGAAGCTTGAGAAGTTCCTTCCTTTTCTGCAATCGCCATTTGAATCGTGGAAGGATCTTGCCAAGCCCGGAATGCTAAAGCTACTGCCACTACTCGCTCCCTGGCGCTCTCTCGACACGGATCTACAGGCACATTTTAAGGATGAACGTATCAGGCTTGGCTTTAGCTTTCAGTCAAAGTACCTCGGCATGTCACCATTCCGCTGTCCGAGTCTCTTTTCCATTCTGTCTTTCTTGGAATATGAGCATGGTGTGTACCACCCCATTGGGGGGTGCGGCGCAGTGACGAGGGCGATGGCCAGGATTGCACGTGAGATGGGTGTTGAGATCCTGTTGAACGAGCCGGTCGAGCGCGTACTTGTTGAAAATGGTAAGGCCATCGGGGTGAAGACTAAGAGCTATAGTCTTTCTGCAGATTCCATCGTCGTCAACGCGGACTTCGCCGGAGCCATGAAGAAGATGGTGCCGAATCATCTTCGTAACCGATGGACAGACGAGCGATTAGCAAAGAAACAGTACTCGTGCTCTACATTCATGATGTATCTGGGAATTGATGGCAAGTACGATGACGTTTCTCATCACACGATCTATCTTGCTAAGAACTACAGGCAAAATCTGAAGGATATCGGGGAGTTACACCAACTCTCCGATGACCCGTCGTTCTACGTACAAAATGCCAGCGTGACTGATAGCACCCTCGCCCCAAACGGACAGAGTACGTTATATGTACTGCTACCGGTGACCCATAAATCCTCGAAGGTCGACTGGACGAAAGAAACTCCACGTTATCGCGAGCTCGCATTGAAGCAACTTGCGAAAATCGGTGTCACCGATGTTGAACGACGCATCCGCAGCGAGAGAATCCTGACGCCTGCTGGCTGGGAAAGTGAATTTGACCTTTATAAGGGCGCTACCTTCAGCATGGCGCACTCGCTTAGCCAGATGCTGCACCTTCGTCCACATAACCGGTTCGAAGATATCGATCAGATGTATCTTGTAGGCGGAGGAACGCACCCCGGAAGTGGTCTGCCCGTGATCTTCGAGTCCGCCCGCATAACCTCTAAGCTCCTCCTGCAAGATCTAAAGATGGAGCCACAATGGGACTCAGGTGTTGCGGATGAGTTGACACGTGACGAGCTAGTTGGGGTGGCCTCCTAG
- a CDS encoding DUF6249 domain-containing protein, producing the protein MDAFNSPFIVPLGGAAVAIVAIVAGIMSQAHAVRVKADQRMAMLARGMSVAEIEQLLGLGQDEKRAPKDPLRSLGNARRTGIILVSSGIGIMLFFLALTAIIQQKEILSGAAVGFIPLAIGIGFFIDYNLQKRELARFGLEVGADLRSSERL; encoded by the coding sequence ATGGACGCATTCAATTCACCATTTATCGTCCCACTGGGGGGAGCCGCTGTCGCGATCGTCGCGATCGTCGCAGGTATTATGTCGCAGGCGCATGCAGTTCGTGTCAAGGCAGATCAGCGCATGGCCATGCTCGCTCGTGGCATGTCGGTCGCCGAGATCGAACAGCTGCTGGGCTTGGGTCAGGATGAAAAACGAGCGCCCAAGGATCCACTTCGCAGCCTCGGCAACGCGCGCCGCACTGGCATCATCCTTGTCTCCTCGGGAATCGGCATCATGCTCTTCTTCCTTGCGCTCACAGCCATCATCCAGCAGAAGGAGATTCTTTCAGGGGCTGCCGTAGGCTTCATTCCACTTGCCATTGGCATCGGATTCTTTATCGACTACAACCTCCAGAAGCGCGAACTTGCGCGCTTCGGACTTGAGGTCGGTGCGGATCTGCGATCCAGCGAACGGCTGTAG